DNA from Sorex araneus isolate mSorAra2 chromosome 6, mSorAra2.pri, whole genome shotgun sequence:
GGACCCCCTTAATGCCccaggtggagctcaggggagcaGCGAGGGGTCCCCAAGGGCTCTGGGAAGACAGTGGTTCTGAGGCTCACTTAAGCACCCAGGCCTGCCATGAGGAGGGACCCCGCCCTGGCCACACCAGCGCCCGCTTTGCCTCTGCAATGCTCCCCGCAGACCAGCGCCTCAATAAACTCTCTGCTTGGTGTGATCACGGCTGTTTGTGGGGGGACCCGGGTGTGGGCTGGTGGCGGGACAGACCCCAGGGTGATGGGGTCCTGGCAAGTGTCTTCCCCGGTGCTCTCTGAAACATCCCTGCATTCCCTCCAGAATTCTCCCTGGTTACACTTGAGTCACCATGGGGAGCTGAGCCCTGGGAAAGGGCACCTAGCCTGCCACACCTGCACCTCCCAATGGGAACCTCAAGGAGACGTGATGGGGCTATCATGGTTGGTCTTCAGTGTGTGTGCACagctgtgtgtgcgcatgcagaGTTGTGTGGGGGTTGTATGTGTgcatggctgtgtgtgtgcacggtTGCACTTGCACCACTGTGCATGTACCATGGTGTGTGTGGTTGTATGCATGCATGGCTGAGTTCAtatcctgtgtgtgcatgtgcagctGTGTACCACTGTGTGCAcagctgtgtgcatgcatggtTGTGTGAGTGCATGGCTATGTGTGGATGCacagctgtgtgtgcatgcatggctctgtgtgtgtgtgtgtacagctgtgtgtgtgtgtgcatggctgTGGTGAGCCTGATTTGTTCCCTCTTCCTCCTGGAGCCCCCCTTGTCACCTTACTGGATGGTGCTTCACAAAACCCGACATACCATGGTCCTGATGAGAAAGGACACAGGCTTGGGGGCTCACTGCTTGCTCACAAGTTCTCCCTGTGCCTCATTTTGTCCATGTTCTGCATTTGGTTTCCTCCCAGTGTTGTCCTGGAGCACTAGAGCCAGTGGGACCCCCCTTGCAGTCTCCTTCACCCTTCCTTGTTCCCCCTAAGTCTGCCATCCCCTGCCTTCTGCCTGCTGGACCCAACCGACCAGCCTGTGCCAGAGACAGGTCAGCTCCAGCCTGCCTGGGCGCTGCTGGACCCAGATGCCGACCAGCGTCTTCCTCTCAGCTCCAGGGGCTCCCTGTGGGACCCCATCTGGCCTATTTggccctgtctctgtccctttcctccAGAGCCTGGGGCATCCCTCTACCCGCCATCCCACCCTGCGACTACTGCTGGGAGGGAAAACCGTGAACATGGAGTGGTGACTGAGCACAGGCTGGCctagagagacagatacagggTCTGAGCAGGGTCGGAGGGCTCAGGGCAGGGACCGCCTTGCTGGCTGGAGGCCAggatttcaattcctggcaccagccACACACTGAGCTGCACCCTgcagcctgccagcagtgagggCCACCCCAGTGAGCACAGCTGTGAACATTACACACATGTGTGGTCATCACTGCAGCCAAAGGAAGGGGAAGACGTGCTCGGAAAACAGGAAGTTTGTGTCCTTACCTTCCTGCACATGGGGCGACCGTCAGCGTCACTGGCCAGAGAAGGTGTGGGGGTGCCGCCTGTGTCAGTGGCTGTAGGGACTCTGGGGTGTGGTCAGCAAGGCCCCTACACCATCCAGCGCTGAGAGGTGAGTCACAGAACACTACCTGGCCATCACACCAGTTTCCACGTCCTGTCCCACAGGCTGTACTGGCTTGCAGTGCCCCTGAACCCTGCAGGGCCTCTGCTATTAAGGCTGCCTTCTCTCCTCAGAACTCTGCAAGGTGGTGCTGGGGCCCAGCCTCACTGTCTCCAGGCGCCCTGGGACTGGTCAGTTCCCAAGCATGGGGCTATGAAGGGTacaagaagggagggggaggcagcccTTTGGGTGAACTGCTCTCACAGACCCCAGGGCACACACAAGGTGACCAGATGGAAGAAAAAAACAGACCCTCAGGCTAGGCTAGGAGCAGGATGAATTCCGACAGCTCCTACACATCCGGTGGGCCTAAGGTGTGCAGAGCACAGGAATTGCAGGCCTGGGGCTGTCTCCGGAGTGCCCTTTGGGGATGTGCAATCCCCACTCACCTGAGAGTTGAGCTGCTCCCCGGGGCACCCACCTGCCCAGGCCTTGTGCTGCAGCCAGCGCAACCCCACCTCATCCTGTCCTGCCCCGGAgagttgggggcggggcaggcgctAGCTGGCAGTGCGGGGAGCTGGTTGGCCCAGACTACAGGAAGGAGCACTATTAAGGCCAACAAGTGTCAGCTGGTGTTATTGGTTCTCTGGCGCCACCCCTCAGCACCGCAGGGCCCTCAGTTCTGAGACTCTGGGCAGTGGCAGCAGCTGGGCTTCGGGCTGCAGCTGGGCAGGCAGCAGATCTGCAGTGCGGGGTCCTCGCCCTGGGCCATCTGGCTGGGGCTGAAGACGACAGAAGCATCGAACTCGGCCTTGAGCAGCTGGAGGTGCTTCAGCTCCTGCATCACCTCCGGGGAGACGTCTGTCACTTTCTCGAGGAGATTGTAGTTCTCACTGGGGTCCTCCGCCAGGTTGAAGAGCAGCGGGGGCTCGTGGGCTGTCAGAGGGCTTGTAGAGTGGCAGGCAGGGTCAGCTGTGGTGTCGCTGTGCGTAGACCCTGGtgagggggcagtgtgggggctGTGTCTGTGcacagggcccgggagggggagggggtgctgggctggggagcTGGTAAGGCGGGCGTTACCCTGGGTGAAGAAGTGAGCCTTGTACTTCCCACTCCGCACTGCAAAGACCCCACGGATCATGTCTGGGAAGGGCGAGTAGAAGAAGAGAGACTTccgggggctctgggggcaggtgggggcagagcGTCACATGcagcctgtcccccccaccccgacctgtCCCCAAGGCCCTGCCCCTCACACCTGCTGGAGCCCATGGGGACTCCCGGAGGAACGGGTGCCCACCAGGCGAGGGGCTGCTCAGGGCCTCACCGTGCCTGTGCCCAGCAGCACGGGGCTGAGGTCGAAGCCGTCCAAGGTGGTGTTGGGCAGCGTGGCCCTGCTGAGCGCCGCCAGGGTGGGAAGCAGGTCAAGGGTGCTGGCCAGTTCATGCGTCACACCTGGGGGCAGGCCCACACAGTCACTTTACTAGCCACTGGCTGGagaggggcacagggcagggaggcACAGGTGCGAGCACTGACCTGGGGCTATGTGACCTGGCCAGAAGAACAGGGCAGGTTCTCGGACGCCCCCTTCAAATGTGGTTCCCTTTCCGCAGCGCAGGAGGCCAGAGCTGCCGCCGTGGGACATGCGCAGGGTCTCAGGTCTGGGGGACAGGACAAGCGCTGGTCATCAAACCAGCGCCcagccctctccagccccaccggGCCGGTGTGGCCGTCAAGGGGCCAGTATCTCCGGGAGCCTGGCCTGGAAGCAGTGGGCAGCTCCGCCCCGAACGCACCCGTTGTCAGCAGTGAAGATGACCAGCGTGTCCCCCAGCAGTCCTAGGTCCCCCAAGGCCGTCATCAGGGCCCCCACTGCTGCGTCCAGCTCCATGAGGGAGTCTCCAAAAGGCCCCCGGCCCGATCGTCCCCCAAAGGTCTGGCCGCTGAACTGGGGGTAGTGGGTGTGCTGAGGGCAGAGACTGGAGtcagcaggggcggggccgggcgggctggccatgtgcgtgtgcgtgcaggGGGacggctgggggtgcaggggccctCACGTGCGAGGCGTAGTACAGGAAGAAAGGGCGGCCTAGGCGCTGGGCATCAGTCATGAGCTCCCTGGCAAAGGACACGTAGCGAGCTTCCAGGCCGGGCAGCCATGGCGGCTGTGCTTCCACTGTCAGGTTGTTCAGCAGTGGGATGGGCACCAGGTCCTGGTCACAGGAGCCCTCGCAGGTGGTGTTTGGCGGGAAGCAGATCAGGTTTTGGCACGGGCCCTGAGGTGGGGGGCAGCTGCACTCAGCTGGCGGGGCAGACTGGGCCCGGCAGCCAGGACAGGGCCGCAGCTGGCCAAGCTCACCTGGTCGTGGGAGTAGGGGATCCCCAGGAAGCGGTGAAAGCCGTGGTTGGGGGGAAGAAAGGCCCCGTCAGGGCCCACCCCAAGGTGCCACTTTCCAGCCATGCCTGTGAGGTAGCCTTGAGCGGCCAGCATCTCGGCCATGGTCACTTCATCCAGGGGCAGGCCCCCCCGCGAGCTGGGTTCCAGGACTCCCGGGTACAGGCCCATCCGCACCGGGAAGCGGCCGGTCAGCAGAGCGGCACTGCAGGCGGGCAAGGTGAACAGAGAGACTGGTGGCTGTGCCCGAGCACCGGGCCCCCACCCGGAGCCCAGGCCCCGTGCACATACCGGGATGGCGTGCACAGAGGCACGGGCACGTAGAAGTCTGTGAAGCGCAGGGCCCCGGCGGCCAACTGGTccaggttgggggtggtggagCTGGGGTGCCCGTAGACCCCGAGATCTCCATAACCCAGGTCATCGGCGAATATGAGCAGGATGTTGGGGGGCAGCCCAGCGGCCAGGCCAGCGGCCCCCACCAGTGCCAGCAGCCACAGGGCGCCCATGGATTGCACCGGCCCGCAGACCCTCCCGGTCTGGGGGGCCCCAGACCCTCCCGGTCGGTCCCGAGTCCCCAGGACTGGCCCCTCGGTTCGTAGGGGCTTCACCTAAGCGGTCTGAGGCGCGGCGTGGAAGTGGGGCGGGGCGCAGCGAGGCTCGGTTGGGCGGTGCGGAGTGAGGCGCAGCGGGTCTGAGCGgtgcggcgggcggcggggcccgcTCCGGCTTCcgcgtcccgccccgcccctggccccgtgATCGCGCGCgccggcggggcgggccggggcgggccgggctcGGCGGGCTGCTGGGCGGCCGGCTGGGCGGGGCCGGAGCTGGCCCGGAGGTCGGCGTGGGTGGGGGTTCCCGGCTGGGGCCCGGGGGTCGCGGGGGGCGCGGTGCGGGGTGCGGGCGCGCGCGTGCTGTGCGCCCTGACGCCGTTGGTGCCGGGTGCGCCGGCCGGCGTGCGCGTGACCCCGTGGGCAGGTCGGGCGGGAGAAGCGGGTCCTACCTGCTAAAAGCCCCAACGCGCGGGGCAAACCGGTGAACGTGCAAACAGAGGTGATCCCCGATCCTCTCCTGCCGCGCCCCCAGCCTCCTGGACACGCCCCTCagccctcctccctttccttctgctgTCAGCAGCTGCGCCCCGAGCTGCCCTTGCGGCCTGTGCATATGGTGTGTGCATGCAGTGTACCATGTTATTTGTGAGATGTGTCTGCACTGTATGTAGACCATGTATACGGTGTGCCGTGTACATACTGTGTGCcgcatgtatacatgtataatgTGTGTGCAAGTGTTCCACCGTGTGCTTTGTGGGCGCTGCATGTACACCACTGTGTGCTGTGTATGCTGTGTGTGCTGCATCTATACCGTATACTCTGTGTGTGCAGTACTTATACGGTTTAtattgtgtgtgctgtgtgggtgctgtgtgtgctgtgtgtatacCTTGGAACTGTGCTATATGTATACTGTGTGTGCTGGGTACGCCATGTACACTGTGTGTGATAGGTGCATTGCTGTCTGCCCTGGGTAGAAGGCATCTGATGGTGCATCTGAAGATGAGGcacctggctcctggctccaatGCTGAAGAGCACTGGATGGACAGTTTCATCCGTAGAATTTTGGTGTGGTGCTGCAGTCTCACctgaggcaggtgctctgccactgagccatgtGCCCGTCATGTGGTCCCCTTTGGGGTCCCTGGCTTAATGGTCTCAAAGTAAAGGAGGGCACCCCAGAAAGTGGATGTGGACACCATTTCCGCAGTGGCTGGGGAGGGCGCCTGTGATACCAACCCTGAAGCCAGGGGAGAGCAATGAGCTCTGGACAGGCCTGGGCActggtgtgggcagggctgggagagggcaGAGTCCTGAGGGTGCTGAGTGCTCAGGCTTCATAGTGGGGAGCAGCGTTGCCAGGGCAGGGCGCCCTGCACCCTGAGATAGGCTGGCAACAGGGACCCGGCTTTGTGGGCCCCAATGACGGGCCACGGCCTTGCCATGACTTTGCAGCCTGTGACGGGACTGTGTGTGGTAGCAGTCTGGACTGTCTGGCCAGGACAGAAAGTTTCTCATGGCCCAGAAATCTTTGAACTTATAATTGGAGCTCTCACAGCTGGTTGGTGCTGTGAATTGGACTTTCAAAGGAATCCACCAAAGGGCTTTCTTTCCTGTGGACGGCCGGCTGGGGCGCACTGTGGCGGCAGCAGATCAGCCTCATTCTCAGGAAGAGCCCGTGGCAAGGCGGCGGTGCTGCCCCAGCAGTTTCTGGGGCCCCTTGGGCAGGGGC
Protein-coding regions in this window:
- the ARSA gene encoding arylsulfatase A isoform X1, coding for MGALWLLALVGAAGLAAGLPPNILLIFADDLGYGDLGVYGHPSSTTPNLDQLAAGALRFTDFYVPVPLCTPSRAALLTGRFPVRMGLYPGVLEPSSRGGLPLDEVTMAEMLAAQGYLTGMAGKWHLGVGPDGAFLPPNHGFHRFLGIPYSHDQGPCQNLICFPPNTTCEGSCDQDLVPIPLLNNLTVEAQPPWLPGLEARYVSFARELMTDAQRLGRPFFLYYASHHTHYPQFSGQTFGGRSGRGPFGDSLMELDAAVGALMTALGDLGLLGDTLVIFTADNGPETLRMSHGGSSGLLRCGKGTTFEGGVREPALFFWPGHIAPGVTHELASTLDLLPTLAALSRATLPNTTLDGFDLSPVLLGTGTSPRKSLFFYSPFPDMIRGVFAVRSGKYKAHFFTQGSTHSDTTADPACHSTSPLTAHEPPLLFNLAEDPSENYNLLEKVTDVSPEVMQELKHLQLLKAEFDASVVFSPSQMAQGEDPALQICCLPSCSPKPSCCHCPESQN
- the ARSA gene encoding arylsulfatase A isoform X2, producing the protein MGLYPGVLEPSSRGGLPLDEVTMAEMLAAQGYLTGMAGKWHLGVGPDGAFLPPNHGFHRFLGIPYSHDQGPCQNLICFPPNTTCEGSCDQDLVPIPLLNNLTVEAQPPWLPGLEARYVSFARELMTDAQRLGRPFFLYYASHHTHYPQFSGQTFGGRSGRGPFGDSLMELDAAVGALMTALGDLGLLGDTLVIFTADNGPETLRMSHGGSSGLLRCGKGTTFEGGVREPALFFWPGHIAPGVTHELASTLDLLPTLAALSRATLPNTTLDGFDLSPVLLGTGTSPRKSLFFYSPFPDMIRGVFAVRSGKYKAHFFTQGSTHSDTTADPACHSTSPLTAHEPPLLFNLAEDPSENYNLLEKVTDVSPEVMQELKHLQLLKAEFDASVVFSPSQMAQGEDPALQICCLPSCSPKPSCCHCPESQN